Proteins from a single region of Sphingopyxis sp. BSN-002:
- a CDS encoding amidohydrolase, whose product MRLSIAALPLLALAACASTGEAPKSAGDKPAATASADKPVKFDKDPYPSTYKGYPTRLTVVKNVTIFDGEGGRIDNGSIVLSSGKVDRIGGPDMELPTDADVYDGTGKYLTPGVIDIHSHLGDYASPSVEANSDGNEATGPVTAEVWAEHSVWPQDPGFTRALANGGVTTLEILPGSANLMGGRSVVLKNVPARTVQGMKFPGAPYGLKMACGENPKRVYGSKGRMPSTRMGNMAVDRQTWAKAAAYKKKLDEGKPVDRDLAMETLAGVLSGEILIQNHCYRADEMAQVIDMSHEFGYKVSAFHHAVEAYKIADLLKKEGICAAMWADWWGFKMEAYDSVPENIALMYKEGACTIVHSDDANQIQRLNQEAAKALAAGRRMGMQISDEQAWTWLGINPAKAIGLQDKIGSLKPGKMADVVLWNGNPFSVYTRPDKVWIDGALMFDANDPKRRPVTDFELGQPGEGDVK is encoded by the coding sequence ATGCGTCTTTCGATTGCGGCATTGCCGCTGCTCGCGCTCGCCGCCTGCGCTTCCACCGGGGAGGCACCGAAGTCGGCGGGCGACAAGCCCGCGGCAACCGCCTCGGCCGACAAGCCGGTGAAGTTCGACAAGGATCCCTATCCGTCGACGTACAAGGGATATCCGACGCGGCTGACGGTGGTGAAGAATGTCACCATATTCGACGGCGAGGGCGGGCGCATCGACAATGGCTCGATCGTGTTGTCGAGCGGCAAGGTCGATCGTATCGGCGGCCCCGACATGGAATTGCCGACCGACGCCGACGTCTATGACGGCACCGGCAAATATCTGACGCCGGGTGTGATCGACATCCACAGCCACCTCGGCGACTATGCGAGCCCGAGCGTCGAGGCCAATTCGGACGGCAACGAGGCGACGGGCCCGGTGACCGCCGAGGTATGGGCCGAACATAGCGTCTGGCCGCAGGACCCCGGCTTCACGCGCGCGCTGGCCAATGGCGGCGTCACGACGCTCGAGATCCTGCCGGGCAGCGCGAACCTGATGGGCGGCCGTTCGGTCGTGCTCAAGAATGTGCCCGCGCGCACGGTGCAGGGGATGAAGTTCCCCGGCGCGCCCTATGGGCTGAAGATGGCGTGCGGCGAGAATCCAAAGCGCGTTTACGGCAGCAAGGGGCGGATGCCCTCGACCCGCATGGGCAATATGGCGGTCGACCGCCAGACCTGGGCGAAGGCCGCGGCGTACAAGAAGAAACTCGACGAGGGCAAACCCGTCGACCGCGACCTGGCGATGGAGACGCTCGCGGGCGTGTTGTCGGGCGAAATCCTGATCCAGAACCATTGCTACCGCGCCGACGAAATGGCGCAGGTCATCGATATGAGCCACGAGTTCGGGTACAAGGTTTCGGCCTTCCACCACGCGGTCGAGGCGTACAAGATCGCCGACCTCTTGAAGAAGGAAGGCATTTGCGCCGCGATGTGGGCCGACTGGTGGGGCTTCAAGATGGAAGCCTATGACAGCGTGCCCGAGAATATCGCGCTGATGTACAAGGAAGGCGCGTGCACGATCGTCCATTCGGATGACGCGAACCAGATCCAGCGCCTCAATCAGGAAGCCGCCAAGGCGCTTGCTGCCGGCCGCCGCATGGGGATGCAGATCAGCGACGAACAGGCATGGACCTGGCTGGGGATCAACCCGGCGAAGGCGATCGGCCTGCAGGACAAGATCGGCAGCCTCAAGCCCGGCAAGATGGCCGACGTCGTGCTGTGGAACGGCAACCCGTTCAGCGTCTATACGCGGCCCGACAAGGTCTGGATCGACGGCGCGCTGATGTTCGACGCCAATGATCCGAAACGGCGGCCGGTGACCGACTTCGAGCTGGGCCAGCCGGGCGAAGGAGACGTGAAATGA
- a CDS encoding amidohydrolase family protein, with protein sequence MMRALLLSAAALVALPVAAQDVAITNAKLVIGDGSAPIEGGTVVVRGGKVVAAGAGVAVPAGIERVDAQGKYVTPGIVAAFSRVGLVEVDAVDGTNDRSANRSRFSAGLDIAPALNPMGSPIAVNRAAGVTRAIVAPGSSSNLFAGQGAVVDLGDDMDMVTKPRALQYVAFGEDGSAKAGGSRAATFLLFREQLLAARSYARNPASLAEWGNDAMIQRADAEALVRVIDGTTPLFVRVDRAADILNVLKLKGEFPGLKLVLVGATEGWLVAREIAAAKVPVLVSPLSDLPDSFERLGATQSNAGRLKAAGVDISVGVFDDDDAHKMGYTTQYAGNLVGLSKLPGASGLTWDQAFAAITSVPARAIGMDAAIGSLKAGRVGDVVIWDNDPLELGSRPTAVWIDGKRQSLVTRQDRLRDRYLTPTEGALPKAYDR encoded by the coding sequence ATGATGCGCGCGCTCCTTCTGTCGGCGGCCGCACTGGTCGCGCTTCCCGTCGCGGCGCAGGACGTCGCAATCACCAACGCGAAGCTCGTCATCGGCGATGGCAGCGCGCCGATCGAAGGCGGCACCGTCGTCGTGCGCGGCGGCAAGGTGGTGGCTGCGGGCGCCGGGGTCGCCGTGCCCGCCGGAATCGAGCGCGTCGATGCGCAGGGCAAATATGTGACGCCGGGTATCGTCGCCGCGTTCAGCCGCGTCGGGCTGGTCGAGGTCGACGCCGTCGACGGCACCAACGACCGTTCGGCCAACCGGTCGCGCTTCTCGGCGGGTCTCGACATCGCGCCCGCGCTCAATCCGATGGGCTCGCCGATCGCGGTCAACCGCGCCGCGGGCGTAACGCGCGCGATCGTCGCGCCGGGGAGCAGCAGCAACCTGTTCGCAGGGCAGGGCGCGGTCGTCGACCTAGGCGACGACATGGACATGGTGACCAAGCCGCGCGCGCTGCAATATGTCGCGTTCGGCGAGGATGGCTCGGCAAAGGCGGGCGGCAGCCGCGCCGCGACCTTCCTGCTGTTCCGCGAACAATTGCTGGCGGCGCGCAGCTATGCCCGCAACCCCGCGTCGCTTGCCGAATGGGGCAATGATGCGATGATCCAGCGCGCCGATGCGGAAGCGCTGGTGCGCGTGATCGACGGAACGACGCCGCTGTTCGTTCGCGTCGACCGGGCCGCCGACATCCTGAACGTGCTGAAGCTGAAGGGCGAGTTCCCGGGGCTGAAGCTCGTGCTGGTCGGTGCGACCGAGGGTTGGCTGGTCGCGCGCGAGATTGCCGCGGCAAAGGTACCGGTGCTCGTCTCGCCGCTGAGCGACCTGCCCGACAGTTTCGAACGGCTGGGCGCGACCCAGTCGAACGCCGGGCGCCTGAAGGCCGCCGGGGTCGACATCTCGGTCGGCGTGTTCGACGACGACGATGCGCACAAGATGGGCTATACCACGCAATATGCGGGCAATCTGGTCGGCCTGTCGAAGCTGCCGGGCGCCAGCGGGCTGACGTGGGATCAGGCGTTCGCCGCGATCACCAGCGTTCCGGCGCGCGCGATCGGCATGGACGCCGCGATCGGTTCGCTGAAGGCGGGCCGCGTCGGTGACGTCGTGATCTGGGACAATGATCCGCTCGAGCTGGGCAGCCGCCCCACGGCCGTCTGGATCGACGGCAAGCGCCAGTCGCTCGTCACACGGCAGGATCGCTTGCGCGACCGCTATCTGACGCCGACCGAAGGGGCGCTGCCCAAGGCATATGACAGGTAA
- a CDS encoding NnrU family protein, translating into MSLLITTCALFVGSHLALSHPLRPGLAGRLGERGFMIVYSIVAIATFVMIVQAWRGMPPEPPLWVVDDPLWMLATLLVLFASILFMGSLIGNPAMPAPNAAAAAQAAPRGVFAITRHPMMWGFTLWALAHALVMPTPGQIVLSATIAFLALVGSAGQDAKKARLMGDSWRHWAARTSFVPFGRQVAGVTPWGDTIPRGHALFGGIVLWLAATWAHGALGFMVAGIWRWVG; encoded by the coding sequence ATGTCGCTTTTGATCACGACTTGCGCGCTGTTCGTCGGCTCGCATCTTGCCTTGTCGCATCCGCTGCGCCCCGGGCTTGCGGGGCGGCTCGGTGAGCGCGGGTTCATGATCGTCTATTCGATCGTCGCGATCGCGACCTTCGTCATGATCGTGCAGGCGTGGCGCGGGATGCCCCCCGAGCCGCCGCTGTGGGTCGTCGACGATCCGCTGTGGATGCTCGCTACGCTGCTCGTGCTGTTCGCAAGCATCCTCTTCATGGGGTCGCTGATCGGCAATCCTGCAATGCCGGCGCCGAACGCCGCCGCGGCCGCGCAGGCGGCGCCGCGCGGGGTTTTCGCGATCACACGGCATCCGATGATGTGGGGCTTTACCCTGTGGGCGTTGGCGCACGCACTGGTGATGCCGACGCCGGGGCAGATCGTCCTGTCGGCGACGATCGCCTTTCTCGCGCTCGTCGGGTCGGCGGGGCAGGACGCGAAAAAGGCGCGGCTGATGGGCGATAGCTGGCGGCACTGGGCCGCGCGGACGAGTTTCGTGCCCTTCGGACGACAGGTCGCGGGTGTCACGCCATGGGGCGACACGATCCCGCGCGGGCATGCGCTGTTCGGCGGGATCGTCCTCTGGCTAGCCGCGACCTGGGCACATGGCGCGCTCGGCTTTATGGTTGCGGGGATATGGCGCTGGGTGGGATAG
- a CDS encoding DUF1003 domain-containing protein: protein MNHEEKISDLSLRLLGRAYDQLDEAEQRVVRAIAERQPTSRAPDDDDDDDIGQGSFGDRLADRVAAVGGSWGFIIGFAVVLFVWMVVNSKTFDHFGLTFDPYPFIFLNLMLSMLAAIQAPVIMMSQNRQAAKDRLTEKLDYEINLRAELEIMRLHEKLDQLRFHELREKVDELCERLDRKE from the coding sequence ATGAACCACGAAGAAAAAATCTCCGACCTGTCGCTGCGGCTGCTCGGCCGCGCCTATGACCAGCTCGATGAAGCCGAACAGCGCGTCGTCCGCGCGATCGCCGAACGCCAGCCGACGAGCCGCGCGCCCGACGACGATGACGACGACGATATCGGGCAGGGGAGCTTCGGCGACCGGCTGGCCGACCGGGTTGCCGCAGTCGGCGGATCGTGGGGCTTCATCATCGGTTTTGCGGTCGTGCTGTTCGTGTGGATGGTCGTCAACTCGAAGACCTTCGACCATTTCGGGCTGACCTTCGACCCCTATCCCTTCATCTTCCTCAACCTGATGCTGTCGATGCTCGCGGCGATCCAGGCGCCGGTGATCATGATGAGCCAGAACCGGCAGGCGGCGAAGGACCGGCTGACCGAGAAGCTGGATTACGAAATTAACCTGCGGGCGGAACTGGAGATCATGCGGCTGCACGAGAAGCTGGACCAGCTGCGCTTTCACGAACTGCGCGAGAAGGTCGACGAGCTGTGTGAGCGGTTGGACCGCAAGGAGTAG
- a CDS encoding aldo/keto reductase has protein sequence MKYRKLGHGLEVSAIGIGCMPMIKGGNILYGEAADLDESTRTIHRAIDLGVTFFDTAQIYGPFTNEELVGEAIRGKRDGLVIATKFGFKFDGNQIVGVDGSPENARRSCEGSLQRLGIDTIDLFYQHRVDPSVPIEETVGGMMELVKEGKVRHIALSEAGPETIRRAAKAAPITALQSEYSIWERDVEEEILTACRENGIGFIPYSPLGRGFLAGTIRSRDELPENDWRRNDPRYSEENLPANLAIVDAIAGVAAKHGVSNAQVALAWLLAQGDDIVPIPGTKRRVTMEDSVGAADVTLTTDDLAVIDAAAPMGGTSGPRYGEMGMRMVRL, from the coding sequence ATGAAATATCGCAAGCTCGGCCACGGCCTCGAAGTGTCCGCGATCGGCATCGGCTGCATGCCGATGATCAAGGGCGGCAACATCCTCTATGGCGAAGCCGCCGATCTCGATGAGTCCACCCGGACGATCCACCGCGCGATCGACCTTGGCGTCACCTTTTTCGACACCGCGCAAATCTATGGCCCGTTCACCAACGAGGAACTCGTCGGCGAGGCGATCAGGGGCAAACGCGACGGCCTCGTCATCGCGACCAAATTCGGCTTCAAGTTCGACGGCAACCAGATCGTCGGCGTCGATGGTTCGCCCGAAAATGCCCGCCGTTCGTGCGAAGGCTCGCTCCAGCGGCTCGGCATCGACACGATCGACCTTTTCTATCAGCACCGCGTCGACCCGTCGGTGCCGATCGAGGAAACCGTCGGCGGAATGATGGAGCTGGTGAAGGAGGGCAAGGTCCGCCACATCGCACTCTCCGAAGCCGGCCCCGAAACGATCCGCCGCGCCGCGAAAGCCGCGCCGATCACCGCGCTGCAGAGCGAATATTCGATCTGGGAACGCGATGTGGAGGAAGAAATCCTGACCGCGTGCCGCGAGAACGGCATCGGGTTTATCCCCTATTCGCCGCTGGGGCGCGGCTTCCTCGCCGGCACGATCCGCAGCCGCGACGAGCTGCCCGAGAATGACTGGCGCCGCAACGACCCGCGCTATTCGGAGGAGAACCTCCCCGCCAACCTCGCGATCGTCGATGCCATCGCCGGGGTCGCGGCAAAGCACGGCGTCTCGAACGCACAAGTCGCGCTCGCATGGCTGCTCGCGCAAGGCGACGATATCGTCCCGATCCCCGGCACCAAACGTCGCGTGACGATGGAGGACAGCGTCGGAGCGGCCGACGTGACGCTGACCACCGACGACCTTGCGGTTATCGACGCCGCCGCCCCGATGGGCGGCACCAGCGGACCGCGCTATGGAGAAATGGGCATGCGGATGGTGCGGTTGTAA
- a CDS encoding cation:dicarboxylase symporter family transporter has translation MKSAWIILSALVVGMLLGIGVEMVSVDWGTASLPYIETVGILWLNALKMTIIPLIVALLITGITATADAARAGKLAGRAVAIFIGANILAGLMTLLVLPMLLSAFPMSAAAAEGLRHGLGGPTETVPSPSFADFILGLIPTNPISAAANTSILPLIVFTTIFAFAIGRIGTAERATLSGFFKALGDAMLVVIGWVLALAPIGVFALGYALAVKAGVAAFGGLLHYVLMLSAIGVCTIILGLLLATFVVGVPLPRFVRAMVPTFAVALSTQSSLASLPAMLRASADLGVDPKKADIVLPLAVALFRFTSPAMNLAVVVYVAWLFNIELTPWEMAIGLAVALAAALSSVSLPGSISFVTSIAPIAVSMGVPVAPLGLLVAVETFPDIFRTLGNVVGDVAATKYAADGIEDNAPPAGETP, from the coding sequence TTGAAATCGGCATGGATCATCCTTTCGGCGCTCGTCGTCGGCATGCTGCTCGGGATCGGGGTCGAGATGGTCTCGGTCGACTGGGGAACGGCCTCGCTCCCCTATATCGAGACCGTCGGCATCCTCTGGCTCAACGCGCTCAAGATGACGATCATTCCGCTGATCGTTGCGTTGCTGATCACGGGCATCACCGCGACCGCCGACGCGGCGCGCGCCGGCAAGCTCGCCGGGCGCGCCGTCGCGATCTTCATCGGCGCGAACATTCTCGCCGGGCTGATGACGTTGCTCGTGCTCCCCATGCTGCTCAGTGCCTTTCCGATGTCCGCCGCCGCGGCCGAGGGACTGCGCCACGGGCTTGGCGGCCCGACCGAGACCGTTCCGTCGCCAAGCTTCGCCGATTTCATCCTCGGCCTGATCCCGACCAACCCGATTTCGGCCGCGGCCAACACCTCGATCCTGCCGCTGATCGTCTTCACCACCATTTTCGCGTTCGCGATCGGCCGGATCGGCACAGCCGAGCGCGCGACGCTATCGGGCTTCTTCAAGGCGCTGGGCGACGCGATGCTCGTCGTGATCGGCTGGGTGCTCGCGCTCGCGCCGATCGGGGTCTTCGCCCTCGGCTATGCGCTTGCGGTCAAGGCGGGCGTCGCGGCGTTCGGCGGCCTTCTCCACTATGTGCTGATGCTCTCGGCGATCGGGGTCTGCACGATCATCCTCGGGCTGCTCCTTGCGACCTTCGTCGTCGGCGTCCCGCTGCCGCGCTTCGTCCGCGCGATGGTGCCGACCTTCGCGGTTGCGCTTAGCACGCAAAGCTCGCTCGCCAGCCTGCCCGCGATGCTCCGCGCCTCGGCCGATCTCGGCGTCGACCCGAAAAAGGCCGATATCGTCCTGCCGCTCGCGGTCGCGCTCTTCCGCTTCACCAGCCCAGCGATGAACCTTGCGGTCGTCGTCTATGTCGCCTGGCTGTTCAACATCGAACTCACGCCGTGGGAGATGGCGATCGGCCTTGCCGTCGCGCTCGCCGCCGCGCTCTCGTCGGTCAGCCTGCCCGGTTCGATCAGCTTCGTGACCTCGATCGCCCCGATCGCGGTGTCGATGGGCGTGCCGGTCGCACCGCTCGGCCTGCTCGTCGCGGTCGAGACCTTCCCCGATATCTTCCGCACCCTCGGCAATGTCGTCGGCGATGTCGCCGCGACGAAATACGCCGCCGATGGTATAGAGGACAACGCACCCCCTGCAGGAGAGACGCCATGA